A portion of the Bacillus thuringiensis genome contains these proteins:
- a CDS encoding metallophosphoesterase family protein produces the protein MKQVKFIHAADLHLDSPFKGMEMNVSQSVWERMKQSTFESFERIVDKAIQERVDFVLLAGDLYDAETRSLRAQVFVREQMKRLSQYDIPVFIIHGNHDHLGGSWAAIEFPENVHVFTEPYVEEKSFYKNGELLASIYGFSYLQQAVTDNMTAQYTKMSDAPFHIGMLHGSVEGDAEHNRYAPFQIRELKEKQFDYWALGHIHKREILSEEPYIIYPGNIQGRHRKETGEKGAYLIELTKQGTRCLFFHTADVVWDEIEVCIDGLETVDELMTSMSTTMNDCRREEEGTLLTVVFTGQGPLSPYLRDEKRVEEIFHILASGEERKDFVYAMKWKNETVSFAEIERLKAENHFVGSVLKELEAFTNMDGVLRTIWTSPVARNSIESFTEDEKKEIQKEAENIILEQLFQQERDKK, from the coding sequence GTGAAACAAGTAAAGTTTATACATGCGGCTGATTTGCATTTGGATAGTCCGTTTAAAGGGATGGAGATGAATGTATCGCAGTCTGTTTGGGAGAGAATGAAGCAAAGTACGTTCGAATCATTTGAACGTATTGTTGATAAAGCGATTCAAGAGCGCGTTGATTTCGTATTACTAGCTGGGGATTTGTATGATGCGGAGACGAGAAGTTTGAGGGCGCAAGTGTTTGTGCGTGAGCAAATGAAGAGACTTTCGCAGTACGATATCCCTGTTTTTATTATTCACGGTAACCATGATCATTTAGGAGGAAGCTGGGCGGCGATTGAGTTTCCGGAAAATGTTCATGTGTTTACGGAGCCTTATGTAGAAGAGAAATCATTTTATAAAAATGGTGAGTTGTTAGCTTCTATTTATGGGTTTAGTTATTTGCAGCAAGCGGTAACGGATAATATGACAGCGCAGTATACGAAAATGAGTGATGCGCCTTTTCATATTGGCATGCTTCACGGAAGTGTGGAAGGAGATGCAGAGCATAATCGCTATGCACCGTTTCAAATTCGTGAGTTGAAAGAAAAACAGTTTGATTATTGGGCTCTTGGCCATATACATAAACGTGAAATTTTATCAGAAGAGCCATACATTATTTATCCAGGGAACATACAAGGTCGTCATCGTAAGGAAACAGGGGAGAAGGGTGCGTACCTTATTGAACTTACGAAACAAGGAACGCGGTGTTTATTTTTCCATACGGCAGATGTTGTATGGGATGAGATCGAAGTTTGTATTGATGGACTTGAAACTGTTGATGAACTTATGACGAGCATGTCAACTACGATGAATGATTGCCGAAGAGAAGAGGAAGGGACGCTTTTAACTGTCGTATTCACAGGGCAGGGCCCACTTTCTCCTTATTTGCGTGACGAAAAGCGTGTGGAAGAGATTTTTCACATTTTAGCATCTGGCGAAGAGCGAAAAGATTTCGTATATGCGATGAAGTGGAAAAATGAGACGGTTTCTTTTGCGGAAATCGAACGTTTGAAAGCGGAAAATCATTTCGTCGGTAGTGTGCTAAAGGAGCTAGAAGCATTCACAAATATGGACGGCGTGTTGCGCACCATTTGGACATCTCCTGTAGCGCGTAATAGTATTGAATCTTTTACAGAAGACGAGAAGAAAGAGATTCAAAAGGAAGCAGAAAATATTATTTTAGAGCAATTATTCCAGCAAGAGAGGGATAAAAAATGA
- a CDS encoding CynX/NimT family MFS transporter, with translation MKHQERTYLCILAIFFVSINLRIGITSFSPLLEIIRKDLNISNFSVSFLTAIPVFCMGTFALLTGKVIKTYGAEKSIMTCLILIGLATCMRAFTFSISTLFASSLFIGIGIALAGPLLSGFIKEKFPTKIGLMIGIYSVGMGTGASLSAGLTIPLQHVLKGSWNMALAFWGVLTIIAIIFWYPVMKRKKNTIKQDKKNNSLPLRNRKAWLFTIFFGLQSGIFYSITTWLAPANQSMGVSSEQAGTLITVFTVIQMICSFLIPTLADIYKNRALWLLGSMCFVFVGLSLMIYPLTTPWIPSILLGIGLGGVFPLALMLPLYETKTSEDASAWTAMMQSGGYIMSGFIPVLAGIARDYFDSYTQVFIIMALLSLILLLLTLVINKKKVEAKDLISA, from the coding sequence TTGAAACATCAAGAACGAACTTATTTGTGTATACTAGCAATATTTTTTGTTTCCATTAATTTACGTATTGGAATTACATCTTTTTCACCTTTATTAGAAATAATTCGAAAAGACTTAAATATAAGCAATTTTTCCGTTAGTTTTTTAACAGCTATTCCTGTTTTTTGTATGGGGACATTCGCCTTACTGACTGGGAAGGTAATTAAAACATACGGGGCAGAAAAATCAATTATGACTTGTCTTATTTTAATCGGCTTGGCAACATGTATGAGAGCTTTTACCTTTTCCATTTCCACATTATTCGCGAGCTCTTTATTTATCGGTATTGGAATTGCACTTGCAGGTCCATTACTATCAGGATTTATTAAAGAAAAATTCCCTACGAAAATTGGCTTAATGATCGGCATATATTCAGTAGGTATGGGAACTGGCGCTTCTTTAAGTGCAGGGTTAACGATCCCTTTACAACATGTATTAAAAGGATCTTGGAATATGGCACTCGCTTTTTGGGGTGTACTTACTATTATCGCTATTATATTTTGGTATCCCGTTATGAAACGAAAGAAAAATACGATTAAACAAGATAAAAAGAATAATAGCTTGCCTTTAAGAAATAGAAAAGCATGGTTATTTACAATCTTTTTCGGGCTACAATCAGGAATATTTTACTCTATTACAACTTGGCTTGCACCAGCAAATCAAAGTATGGGTGTGAGTAGTGAGCAAGCGGGTACTCTTATAACTGTTTTTACTGTGATCCAAATGATATGTAGCTTTTTAATTCCAACATTAGCGGATATTTATAAAAACAGAGCACTTTGGTTATTAGGGAGTATGTGCTTTGTATTCGTAGGTTTATCGCTTATGATTTACCCACTAACTACACCATGGATCCCTTCTATTTTACTAGGGATCGGGCTCGGCGGCGTATTTCCACTCGCTCTCATGCTGCCACTATATGAAACAAAAACTTCAGAAGATGCGAGTGCATGGACTGCTATGATGCAATCAGGAGGATATATTATGAGCGGATTCATTCCTGTCCTAGCTGGGATCGCTCGTGACTATTTTGATAGTTATACGCAAGTTTTTATTATAATGGCACTTTTAAGCTTAATTTTACTCCTATTAACTTTAGTCATAAACAAAAAGAAAGTAGAAGCAAAAGATCTTATCTCCGCTTAA
- a CDS encoding DUF4028 family protein, translating to MIVKILKDSSNSFLCTVQNKNGDQYVKKWFSKYENNKELGRPTFKEVEKDWKENRESFMYPDIKALY from the coding sequence GTGATTGTAAAAATATTAAAGGATAGCAGTAATAGTTTCCTTTGTACAGTTCAAAATAAAAATGGAGACCAGTATGTGAAAAAATGGTTTAGTAAATATGAAAATAACAAAGAATTAGGGCGACCAACTTTTAAAGAAGTAGAAAAGGATTGGAAAGAAAATAGAGAATCGTTTATGTATCCCGATATTAAAGCGCTTTATTAA
- a CDS encoding heavy metal-binding domain-containing protein, protein MIVTTTSGIQGKEIIEYIDIVNGEAIMGANIVRDLFASVRDVVGGRAGAYESKLKDARDIAMDEMKELAKQKGANAIVGIDVDYEVVRDGMLMVAVSGTAVRI, encoded by the coding sequence ATGATTGTAACAACAACTTCTGGAATTCAAGGTAAAGAGATTATTGAGTATATCGATATTGTAAATGGTGAAGCTATTATGGGTGCAAACATTGTCCGTGATTTATTCGCTTCAGTTCGTGATGTTGTCGGTGGCCGTGCTGGTGCTTATGAAAGTAAGCTAAAAGACGCTCGTGATATTGCGATGGACGAAATGAAAGAACTTGCAAAACAAAAAGGTGCGAACGCTATCGTTGGTATTGACGTAGATTACGAGGTTGTACGTGATGGAATGTTAATGGTTGCTGTAAGTGGTACAGCTGTACGTATATAA
- the bsh gene encoding choloylglycine hydrolase, translating to MCTSLTLQTKNFQHLFARTMDFTLDMNQEVIIIPRRYQWNNITGETIRAKKAVVGMGINFGGRVMMADGVNEAGMTCATLYFPGFATYSNHIDSNKTNVAPFDFVTWSLTQFNSVEELRKSIDSIAFIDVPLPVLGITPPLHWILADKSGACIVLEPTADGIKVYDNPLGVMTNSPEFNWHLQNLRQYIGLKSQPFAPTEWGDVPLSAFGQGSGTMGLPGDFTPPSRFVRAAYGKQNIQSIENEEEGISAIFHILSNCEVPKGAVITEDGILDNTIYTSAMCMESGTYYYHTYDCRQIIAIHLFNEDLDTAEIKTYPFQRKQKIFYEN from the coding sequence ATGTGTACTAGTTTGACATTGCAAACCAAAAATTTTCAGCACCTTTTTGCGAGAACAATGGATTTCACATTAGATATGAATCAAGAAGTAATAATCATTCCTCGGCGTTATCAGTGGAACAATATAACTGGTGAAACGATCCGAGCGAAAAAGGCTGTTGTCGGAATGGGAATTAATTTTGGAGGAAGGGTCATGATGGCGGACGGAGTAAATGAAGCTGGTATGACATGTGCAACTCTCTATTTCCCAGGATTTGCTACTTATAGTAATCATATAGATAGCAATAAAACGAATGTAGCACCATTTGATTTTGTGACTTGGAGCCTCACGCAGTTCAATTCTGTTGAAGAATTAAGAAAATCTATTGATAGCATTGCCTTTATAGATGTGCCATTACCAGTTTTAGGGATTACTCCGCCGCTACATTGGATTTTAGCAGACAAATCGGGAGCGTGTATTGTACTTGAGCCGACAGCTGATGGAATAAAAGTGTATGATAATCCACTAGGAGTAATGACTAATAGTCCGGAGTTTAATTGGCATTTACAAAATTTAAGACAATATATTGGACTTAAATCGCAGCCATTTGCGCCAACTGAGTGGGGAGATGTACCATTAAGTGCTTTTGGCCAAGGTTCAGGAACGATGGGACTTCCTGGAGATTTCACCCCGCCATCAAGATTTGTACGGGCAGCATATGGCAAACAAAACATTCAAAGTATAGAGAACGAAGAAGAGGGGATATCGGCTATTTTTCATATCTTATCAAATTGTGAGGTTCCTAAGGGGGCAGTAATAACAGAAGACGGTATATTAGATAATACGATCTATACAAGTGCAATGTGTATGGAGTCTGGAACATATTATTACCATACTTACGATTGTAGACAAATTATAGCCATTCATTTATTCAATGAAGATTTAGATACAGCTGAGATTAAAACGTATCCGTTCCAGCGGAAGCAAAAAATCTTTTATGAAAACTGA
- a CDS encoding YhzD family protein gives MGVYVLTVFEKDGSKALDESFEAATEKEAKAKGESILQEKGLHEKTHRCTSSAGKLVLFQR, from the coding sequence ATGGGAGTATACGTTCTAACAGTCTTTGAAAAAGATGGTTCAAAAGCATTAGACGAATCATTCGAGGCGGCAACTGAAAAAGAAGCGAAAGCAAAAGGTGAATCTATTTTACAAGAAAAAGGATTGCACGAAAAAACACATCGCTGTACATCTTCTGCAGGTAAGCTCGTTTTATTCCAGCGCTAA
- a CDS encoding general stress protein, translating to MNLDRKIVGVFRTIDDAALVINELNDKGYSADNISAIAKDQKEIEHLEEKSGEKVNHETAHKADIFSTTGLVAGGVAGGLGGLLTGLGILAVSGMGPIVAAGPIAAAIGGAGIGGGAGSLIGAFIGLGIPEEHAKKYEEYIYDGNILILVDAKLDDKLEIYKIFDKHHAYNSDFFK from the coding sequence ATGAATTTAGATAGAAAAATAGTAGGTGTTTTTAGAACAATTGATGATGCGGCACTCGTTATTAATGAATTAAATGATAAAGGATACTCAGCAGATAACATTTCAGCTATTGCGAAAGATCAAAAGGAAATTGAACACCTTGAAGAAAAATCGGGTGAAAAAGTAAATCATGAAACTGCACATAAAGCGGATATCTTTTCAACGACAGGGCTTGTAGCAGGAGGTGTAGCAGGCGGACTCGGTGGTTTATTAACAGGTCTTGGTATACTTGCCGTTTCTGGAATGGGTCCAATCGTAGCAGCAGGACCAATCGCAGCAGCTATTGGAGGAGCCGGTATTGGCGGAGGAGCTGGAAGTTTAATAGGAGCATTTATAGGGTTAGGAATTCCAGAAGAACATGCTAAAAAGTATGAAGAATATATTTACGATGGCAATATATTAATTTTAGTAGATGCAAAATTAGATGATAAGTTAGAAATCTATAAAATATTTGATAAGCATCATGCTTATAACTCTGATTTCTTTAAATAA
- a CDS encoding YflJ family protein, which yields MYFGSKGWYVKELKKLGIRTYEGKKLESYRTHVLSSLLERMKKASA from the coding sequence ATGTATTTCGGAAGCAAAGGTTGGTATGTAAAAGAACTTAAAAAATTAGGTATCCGTACTTATGAAGGTAAAAAACTAGAATCGTATCGTACGCATGTGTTATCTAGTTTACTTGAGAGAATGAAGAAAGCTTCGGCTTAA
- a CDS encoding FadR/GntR family transcriptional regulator, which produces MNMNEKKSFSKVSRRKLVDEVLERLQEKIFSGEYEVGDRLPTEPQLMEELGVGRSTLRESIKILVHAGVLEVRQGQGTRIVSLNTTQDSFEKRLQAANINHVYEARNMLDKEVAMLAAQRRSEEDLLYLKGHLNKRKNALQEGNYVAYIDADIQFHLAIAKASKNEVLLDLYQSFVPALRHILSQLILHTANYEDNSGIHEKLFQAILKQNAEEARTYAVQNLELK; this is translated from the coding sequence ATGAATATGAACGAAAAGAAATCTTTTTCAAAAGTTTCTCGGCGGAAATTAGTCGATGAAGTATTGGAACGTCTACAAGAGAAAATCTTTTCTGGCGAGTATGAAGTTGGTGATCGCCTCCCTACAGAGCCGCAGTTAATGGAAGAGTTAGGGGTAGGACGTTCAACGCTGCGAGAAAGTATAAAGATATTAGTACATGCTGGTGTATTAGAAGTTCGACAAGGACAAGGTACTCGCATTGTCTCACTAAATACAACGCAAGATTCATTTGAAAAAAGACTGCAAGCAGCTAATATAAATCATGTGTATGAAGCACGAAATATGTTAGATAAAGAAGTGGCGATGTTAGCGGCACAGCGCCGAAGCGAAGAGGATCTTTTATATTTAAAAGGACATTTGAATAAAAGAAAAAATGCCCTTCAAGAAGGAAATTATGTAGCATACATAGATGCAGACATTCAGTTTCATCTAGCAATTGCAAAGGCGAGCAAAAACGAAGTTCTACTTGATTTGTATCAATCTTTCGTACCCGCCCTTCGCCATATTTTAAGCCAATTAATATTACATACAGCGAACTATGAAGATAACTCTGGCATTCATGAAAAGTTATTCCAAGCTATTTTAAAGCAAAATGCCGAAGAGGCACGAACATACGCTGTTCAAAATTTGGAGCTGAAATAA
- a CDS encoding ATP-binding protein: MRIEKLHIYGYGKLENVEMDLSLLTVLYGENEAGKSTIRSFMKSILFGFPTRGQRRYEPKEGGKYGGALTVQTEQYGRLKIERLPKTAAGEVTVYFEDGKTGGEEILNDILSGVNESLFESVFSFDMHGLQNIHQLGEADIGNYLFSASAVGSDALLQLDKKLEKEMDQRFKPSGRKPEINVSLQEMKKLEEKMKEWQGKIGTYEKQVQQLKECEEKLASVRGEKESAEKRKQDYEILAALEPLVIEKRAHEKVLENEKGQFPVNGTARYEAIKAKMEPLRLQVDSLHKKIETVQSEIDSIQIDEEFLQKESYVEELRMQHLSYENARQEMRDMSGNVANIKEEIAELEQQIGATFEKETVLSFDMSLATKELITQTVQKARELETKKAQLDDRFKVAQEQLEEQEENIRQIQKQMLVDEERNTLVEKEKSFQDAAFIGMGAERMKRKYEEKAGAAMQKKKQWQRVCLLLLLINTLVLFTSLFIDNRPLLFISVIVFVGIVLALVLYKDPSSGLQEELLTLQQSAGGRQSEEALSVRYQLEKDEEIRKLFERESYKLQQMEGAYDKVVSSYEEWERETFQAGEQVDAYKTRYMFPEFYTYTHILPAFERIEKMQQLYRELDKQGTRKSSLYEMISHFEQKLEAVIGSAEYSKLHGAQSRMQNEKEKRQTCKQLKEKLAEWQEEYGFMQEQLKQLLVERDSLWHIAEATDEEMFLEEGKLAEKREDAEKQVVRLLPQIDLLEQRLTSLSLAEHYEADGYEEKLKREMTVVQNCLAQEKELTERIAKHRMEIANLEEGSTYGDLMHEWEMKKAQVREQVKKWAAYAAAKTVLTKTKQYYHEVHLPRILQKSEEYFVYLTGGRYSKIFSPSESEPFIVERNDGMRFYSHELSQATAEQLYLSLRFALAKTFEHDYPFIIDDSFVHFDAVRTNRTIELIKEIAKDRQVIFFTCHTHLLAYFTEKQIIKLTHMRKENEL; this comes from the coding sequence ATGAGAATTGAAAAACTCCATATTTATGGGTACGGAAAATTAGAAAATGTGGAAATGGATCTTTCATTGCTGACGGTACTATACGGTGAAAACGAAGCGGGGAAATCGACAATTCGCTCGTTTATGAAAAGCATTCTGTTCGGTTTTCCGACGAGAGGACAGCGCCGTTATGAGCCGAAAGAAGGCGGGAAGTATGGCGGTGCGCTGACTGTGCAAACAGAGCAGTACGGCCGTTTGAAAATTGAACGATTGCCAAAGACGGCAGCTGGCGAGGTGACCGTTTATTTTGAAGACGGGAAAACGGGCGGCGAGGAGATTTTAAACGATATATTAAGTGGGGTGAATGAAAGTTTATTTGAATCGGTCTTTTCATTTGATATGCATGGTCTTCAAAATATTCATCAGCTCGGCGAAGCGGATATTGGCAATTATTTATTTTCAGCAAGTGCAGTCGGAAGCGATGCGCTATTACAGTTAGATAAAAAGCTAGAAAAAGAAATGGATCAACGCTTTAAACCGAGTGGGCGTAAACCGGAAATTAACGTGTCACTGCAAGAGATGAAGAAACTTGAAGAGAAGATGAAAGAGTGGCAAGGGAAAATCGGAACGTATGAAAAACAGGTGCAGCAGTTAAAAGAATGCGAAGAGAAGCTCGCTTCTGTTCGCGGGGAGAAAGAGAGTGCGGAAAAACGAAAGCAAGATTATGAAATATTAGCAGCGCTTGAGCCACTCGTTATTGAAAAGCGTGCGCATGAGAAAGTGTTAGAAAATGAAAAAGGGCAGTTTCCTGTAAACGGAACGGCGCGCTATGAAGCAATTAAGGCGAAGATGGAGCCGCTTAGGTTACAAGTTGATTCGCTCCACAAAAAAATAGAGACGGTGCAATCGGAAATTGACTCGATTCAAATAGATGAAGAGTTTTTACAAAAAGAAAGTTATGTAGAAGAACTTCGTATGCAGCATTTGTCGTATGAAAATGCACGCCAAGAAATGCGTGATATGAGCGGGAATGTTGCGAATATAAAAGAAGAAATCGCAGAGCTAGAGCAACAAATCGGTGCTACTTTTGAAAAAGAAACAGTCCTTTCGTTTGATATGAGTTTGGCAACGAAAGAATTAATTACGCAAACCGTACAAAAAGCGCGTGAATTAGAAACGAAAAAAGCACAGCTTGATGATCGTTTTAAAGTAGCGCAAGAGCAATTAGAAGAACAAGAAGAAAATATAAGACAGATTCAGAAACAAATGTTAGTGGATGAAGAGCGAAATACGTTAGTTGAGAAAGAGAAATCGTTCCAAGATGCGGCGTTTATCGGTATGGGCGCAGAGAGAATGAAGCGCAAGTATGAGGAAAAAGCAGGAGCAGCTATGCAAAAGAAAAAGCAGTGGCAAAGAGTTTGTCTTCTGTTACTTCTTATTAACACGCTTGTTTTATTCACGAGTTTATTTATTGATAACCGCCCGCTCTTATTTATTAGTGTTATTGTTTTTGTAGGGATTGTTCTTGCCCTTGTTTTATATAAAGATCCGTCAAGTGGATTACAAGAAGAGCTTCTTACTCTTCAGCAAAGTGCTGGCGGAAGACAAAGTGAAGAAGCGCTGTCTGTGCGCTATCAGTTAGAAAAAGATGAAGAGATTCGGAAGCTATTTGAGCGTGAGTCTTATAAATTGCAGCAAATGGAGGGAGCTTATGATAAAGTCGTTTCATCGTATGAGGAATGGGAGAGAGAAACGTTCCAGGCGGGAGAACAAGTAGATGCATATAAAACGCGCTATATGTTTCCTGAATTTTATACGTATACACACATATTGCCAGCGTTTGAGCGTATTGAAAAAATGCAGCAATTATATCGTGAATTAGATAAGCAAGGTACGCGAAAATCTTCATTATATGAAATGATTTCGCATTTTGAACAGAAACTAGAAGCTGTTATCGGTAGTGCGGAGTATAGTAAGCTACACGGGGCACAAAGTCGTATGCAAAATGAGAAAGAGAAGCGCCAAACTTGTAAGCAGTTAAAAGAAAAACTGGCGGAATGGCAAGAAGAATATGGGTTTATGCAAGAACAATTAAAGCAATTGCTAGTAGAACGAGACAGTTTATGGCATATTGCAGAGGCTACAGATGAAGAGATGTTTTTAGAAGAAGGTAAACTGGCTGAAAAACGTGAAGATGCTGAGAAACAAGTAGTGCGTTTATTACCGCAAATTGATCTGTTGGAACAGCGTTTAACGAGCTTGTCACTAGCTGAACATTATGAAGCTGACGGTTATGAAGAGAAATTAAAGAGAGAAATGACAGTCGTGCAAAACTGCCTGGCGCAAGAGAAAGAACTGACAGAGCGTATTGCGAAACATCGTATGGAAATTGCGAATTTAGAAGAAGGTAGTACGTATGGCGATTTAATGCATGAATGGGAAATGAAAAAAGCGCAAGTGCGTGAACAAGTGAAGAAGTGGGCTGCTTATGCGGCCGCAAAAACGGTGTTAACGAAAACGAAGCAATATTATCATGAAGTGCATCTGCCACGTATTTTACAAAAATCAGAAGAGTACTTTGTGTATTTAACGGGCGGACGCTATAGTAAAATCTTTTCACCGTCAGAGTCAGAGCCGTTCATAGTTGAGCGTAACGACGGTATGCGTTTTTACAGTCATGAACTAAGCCAAGCGACAGCGGAGCAGTTATATTTATCGTTGAGATTTGCACTTGCGAAAACATTTGAACACGATTATCCATTTATTATTGATGATAGTTTCGTGCACTTTGATGCGGTAAGGACGAATCGAACGATTGAACTAATAAAGGAAATTGCAAAGGATAGACAAGTCATATTCTTTACATGTCATACGCATTTACTTGCGTATTTTACAGAAAAACAGATTATAAAATTAACACATATGCGTAAAGAAAATGAGTTGTAG
- a CDS encoding zinc-dependent alcohol dehydrogenase family protein, producing MLGTCIQFHKFGNPKDVLQVEYKNIEPLKDNEVFIRMLVRPINPSDLIPITGAYAHRIPLPNIPGYEGVGIVEDVGAFVSRDLIGKRVLPLRGEGTWQEYVKTLADFVVPIPDSIDDFTAAQMYINPLTAWVTCTESLNLQRNGVLLVNACGSAIGHLFAQLSQILNFRLIAVTRNNKHTEELLQLGAHHVIDTSTAPLYETVMTLTNGRGADAAIDSIGGPDGNELAFSLRPNGHFLTIGLLSGVQVNWAEIVTKAKVHANIFHLRHWNKDVSAYKWQETFRHLIRLVENKQLRFMTVHSTYDLADVKAAVDVVQSAEKTKGKVFLTSY from the coding sequence TTGCTTGGAACATGCATTCAATTTCATAAGTTTGGCAATCCAAAAGACGTATTACAAGTTGAATATAAAAATATAGAACCACTTAAAGATAATGAAGTTTTCATTCGTATGCTAGTTAGACCTATTAATCCATCTGACTTAATTCCCATCACTGGAGCATACGCACATAGAATCCCTTTGCCTAACATACCTGGTTATGAAGGTGTTGGTATTGTAGAAGATGTAGGCGCTTTTGTTTCTAGAGACCTTATCGGTAAACGTGTGTTACCTTTACGCGGGGAAGGTACTTGGCAAGAATATGTGAAGACATTAGCTGATTTTGTAGTCCCTATTCCTGATTCCATTGATGATTTCACAGCGGCACAAATGTATATTAATCCCCTTACAGCGTGGGTTACATGTACAGAATCGTTAAACTTACAACGTAATGGTGTTTTATTAGTGAATGCTTGCGGATCCGCTATTGGCCATCTATTTGCACAGTTATCACAAATTTTAAACTTCCGATTAATTGCGGTGACAAGAAATAATAAACATACAGAGGAATTACTTCAGCTTGGCGCTCATCATGTAATAGATACTTCCACTGCCCCGCTTTATGAAACAGTTATGACATTAACAAACGGCAGAGGTGCAGACGCTGCGATTGATTCTATCGGGGGACCGGATGGAAATGAATTAGCTTTCTCCTTAAGGCCAAACGGACACTTTTTGACGATTGGTCTTCTATCGGGCGTACAAGTAAACTGGGCAGAGATTGTCACGAAAGCAAAAGTGCACGCGAACATATTTCATTTACGACATTGGAATAAAGATGTGTCCGCATATAAATGGCAGGAGACGTTTCGTCACTTAATTCGCTTAGTAGAAAATAAGCAATTACGTTTTATGACCGTACATTCTACATATGACTTAGCAGATGTGAAAGCGGCGGTTGATGTTGTGCAGTCTGCTGAGAAAACGAAAGGGAAAGTGTTTTTGACGAGTTATTAA
- the yhaM gene encoding 3'-5' exoribonuclease YhaM, giving the protein MKKKIAEYEVGEQVDVFLLIKTATKGLASNGKPFLTVILQDPSGDIEAKLWDVSPEVEKQYVAETIVKVAGDILNYKGRIQLRVKQIRVANENEVTDISDFVEKAPVKKEDMVEKITQYIFEMRNPNIQRLTRHLLNKHQNEFLEYPAATKNHHEFVSGLAYHVVSMLDLAKAISNLYPSLDKDLLYAGVILHDLGKVIELSGPISTTYTLEGNLLGHISIMVNEIGKAADELQIDAEEVLILQHIVLSHHGKAEWGSPKPPLVKEAEILHYIDNLDAKMNMMDRALGRTKPGEYTERVFALDNRSFYKPTFHN; this is encoded by the coding sequence ATGAAAAAGAAAATTGCAGAGTATGAAGTTGGTGAACAAGTCGATGTTTTCTTGTTAATTAAAACAGCGACAAAAGGTCTAGCAAGTAATGGAAAGCCATTTTTAACAGTAATCTTACAAGATCCAAGTGGAGATATTGAAGCGAAGCTATGGGACGTATCACCAGAAGTTGAGAAACAATATGTAGCAGAAACAATCGTTAAAGTAGCTGGTGATATTTTAAATTACAAAGGCCGTATTCAATTACGCGTGAAACAAATCCGTGTTGCGAATGAAAATGAAGTAACAGACATCTCGGATTTCGTTGAAAAAGCACCAGTGAAAAAAGAAGATATGGTTGAGAAAATTACGCAATACATATTTGAAATGAGAAACCCGAACATTCAGCGTCTAACAAGACATTTATTAAATAAGCATCAAAATGAATTTTTAGAATATCCAGCAGCGACAAAGAATCATCATGAGTTCGTATCTGGACTAGCTTATCACGTCGTATCGATGCTAGATTTAGCGAAAGCTATTTCAAATCTATACCCATCATTAGATAAAGACTTACTATATGCAGGCGTTATTTTACATGACCTTGGTAAAGTAATTGAACTATCTGGCCCAATTTCTACAACGTATACGTTAGAAGGAAACTTACTAGGCCACATTTCTATCATGGTGAACGAAATCGGTAAAGCAGCAGACGAATTGCAAATCGATGCAGAAGAAGTATTAATTCTTCAACACATCGTCCTTTCGCACCACGGAAAAGCAGAATGGGGTAGCCCAAAACCACCATTAGTAAAAGAAGCAGAAATTCTGCACTACATCGATAACTTAGATGCAAAAATGAACATGATGGACCGCGCATTAGGACGTACAAAACCAGGCGAATACACAGAGCGTGTCTTCGCGCTTGATAATCGTTCGTTCTATAAACCGACGTTCCATAATTAA